Genomic DNA from Pungitius pungitius chromosome 12, fPunPun2.1, whole genome shotgun sequence:
atcataatccatacgttttaccaataaaagtaacacaaacagCCCATCACTCTACAataaaatacaagaaaatgaCTTTGTCAGCTAATATTGATTTTGTTCATGTATTGCTGTTTTTAGTATGCGGCTCATTACATTTCTTacagagaaatatacaataatttgTGGGGTATTTTATACTTTTGTTTTATGCTTTTATCTGATGTATTAACATTCTGCGAGCCAAGCAATAGATAACTATGTACTCAGCTAATGCTTAACGATATAAACATTGACTTTTATATACATACACTCCGAGATCCAGAGAAGTGGGAAACTACTGGGAGGGTGAGAGGGTTCACGGAGGCAAGTGCATTCATGCGTGACATGTTGATAACAGTACACACAGCGATGAGGAAtctcaaggtcacacacacacacactcccaactGAACAGAAAAACTCTCAATAACCAGTTGCTCAACAGTAACGCCGTCGGAGGGACGAGCCAGTGTGGGTGGAGAATACCCAATGCTCCAACCAGGCCGTGTACAGCTAGAAAACGCTCCGCCTGCAGCTTTTGCTTTAACCAATGGGGCtccataaaaaaacaaccatgaaAAGCCCTGCGCAAGTCTAAGCGCCTTTTTCTGAATATTCATGCCCTAGGTTGGATATTCACTCTTAGGACCGTGCACGTTTAACTGCCGGGATTCATTGCTCTTGTTAAGCTTGAAATAAAGCGACCCATTCTTTTACACTTTATCCGCTCTCCGAGTCACATTTATAAGTCCTAGAATTGACAGCACAACAAAATTCATAtgtgattttttattattattattataattcagagcttcagggtttctttgaagctgaagtcctgctgccagtttagagtctcaatgacggtctcctctttaaataaaacatcattagtttgaatgcacaatgatagacaataacaagctgcactctggatACAGACAAAACGTAgaagttacatttaaatatgaagttatgaatctaaactccaACAGACGTAACGTTACCGATAAACAACGTCaatctctgacaccacattaaaagtaaCTCAGCccagttatagtatagttatatctcatgtataaccgctacgagGACGTGAAACCAGCGGAAAATTTCACAGAAAACTCTCTGCGGGATGAGATAAGGCTGACCGCCTGGTGTTGGAGGGCCTggcggtccgttaactacacctcacatctcccacatTCACCGAGCagattgttacgaaggctgaatgttgacaaaccaactGCAGAAATGTTACTTTAACAACTATCTTCTCGTCTGAAAAAGTCCTAAAATTACATTCTGTCGTGCGAGCAAGACAAGGACTAGACtggagactttaatcaaagcaatatgacaatgtttatttgtgacaggagtattcttTCGTGCAGTTATACATGCACAGACCTGTTTCAAGCTATTTAGCAACAGCAAAGAAAGGGAGCTTAATACACAGCCTCCCGCTGTTCCCGAGTTCACTGCATTCTTAgaattttttgtgtgtgagacatgttattctcaatattctgttttatctacattttctCCTGATAGTGTGTGCAGctctttagcaacaggttcactgcatatttaggatgttttgcgtgtgagcaaTGTTATTCTCAGTATTcagttttatctacatttgctCCTGATAGTGTGTGCAGCTCTTTATCAACAGGTTCACTGCATATTTAAgatattttgtgtgtgagtgtcaggatccgggtctctctctcttcccctctgccatatacattcattgacacactcatttgcccattagtctcaccttagcgcacacacccacttctctcATAGCCTttccatccacctgccgctcatttcaatcagtgcccgcaccgtttgctgttacacctgtttctcgtcatgtctaatcaccctgtctatatctagcatgtgttccctttgtgtcttgttgGATTATTGTATGTCTAGCCCTTGTCCTGTAAAGCAGCCCCTGACCACTTCTGTTTTGCGCACAGCCAAGCCTTGCTCGTCCAGTCTCCAGCGTCGTGCCGCGGTGAGTTGCACCCTACGGGCTCCGATCGAGCTTCTCTCCTCAAGGAGGGGATTCCTCTATCCAGAGGATTATTTTCTGTTCTGCCTATTTCCTAGCTGGTCTCCAAGAGAGTGcatttttgttctatttttgtGCCATCGAGCTCTGCTCGCTGTTTCTGTAGAACATTAAAAACCCTTATTTTAGACTTCCCTCACCCAGACCCGTTCCGAGTCTCCATTAACTCTCTGGAGCCTCGCATCAATAACCCCCCATGTTATGCTGGAGAGCCAGCGGAAGGCAGAGCATTCCTGACGCAGTATGAGGTAGCCTTCTCTCTGCAACCGCGAACGTATGCTGAAGACCAAGCCTGCATTGCCTATGTGATTTCCTTACTAACCGGGCGCGGTCGTGAATGGGGAACCTCAGTTTGGGAGGCTGGAGGCCCCTGTTGCAgacgcttcctcctcttcaaggaggagatgatgataAAAGTATTTCACCAGTCAATCTTTGGACGCGAGGCATCGCGTCTCTTGACCACCATTCGTCAGGGAAAGAGGTCCGACTTCGCTATAGAGTTCCGAACTCTTTCCACTACCAGCGAATGGAACGAACCCGCCTTAGTGGCCCATTTTTTAGAGGGGTTGAACATAGATCTCAAGGAGGAGATTTACGCTCGTGGTTCACCAGCCGACCTCGACACGCTGATCAAACTGGCAATTTGCCTCGATCGATGCTTACAACGGCGACGAGCCCGCGCTGCTGCCCCGACACCTCGAGAGTCATTTCCCCCTTTTGCTCCCGAAcctgagcccatgcagctgggtggcATTCGCCTTCAGCCGGAGGAGAAACTACGCCGCCTCTCTAACAGACTGTGCCTTTATTGCGGTGCGGCGGGCCACTTTGCTGCTTCTTGTCTGGCAAAAGACAGAGCTCGCCAGTAGACAGAGGAGTACTGGCGAGCGCAActgtgtcttcatcctcatcaagATCTCGCACTACTCTCCCCCTGTTCTTCGGTGGGCTGGCTCATCTGTCTTCTGTCAGGCGCTGATCGACTCGGGGGCAGAGGGAAACTTCCTAGATGAGAGATGGGCCCGGGAACACAACATCCCCCTGGTGAATTAAGTAAAGCGCACCACCATCTTTTCCCTGGATGGTGGAACTCTATCTGAGGTTCATCAGGTCACCAGTCCGGTGAGTCTGACTGTCTCCGGAAACCACCaagagatttatttttcatttttcattccccCTATTACCCCATTGTCTTAGGACACATGCTTGTCCAGCATAATACCCATATTAACTGGGTCAGGATTCTTTCGTGTCATGGTAACTGCTTAGTGTCTGCTATCCCTGCcgtgtcttctgtctctgtttCTCAGGAGGAGCCCGGTGATCTGACAGGCATACCGGAGGAGTACCATGATTTGCGGGCGGTTTTCGGCCGTGCCTGGGACGTCTCCCTACCGCCTCACCGCCCTTATGACTGTAgcattgacctcctccctggcacAATGCCCCGCCGCGGGAGACTATACTCCCTCTCATCACCCGAACGAGAAGCGTTAGAGAAATATCTCTCCGAGTCGCTGGAGGCTGGAATTATTGTtccatcctcttctcctgccAGTGCAGGGTTCTTCTTCGTGGAGTAGGACGGGTCGTTGCGTCCTTGTATTGATTATCGGGGTTTAAACGACATAACTGTAAAGAATTGATATCCCTTGCCCCTTATGTCGTCGGGGTTCGAGATCCTACAGGGCGCAAGATTCTTCACTAAGTTGGACCTGCGCAATGCGTACCAAacagggggatgagtggaagactGCGCTCAATACCCATACATATACAGGCTCTGATCGAGCTTCTCTCCTCAAGGAAGGAATTCCCCTGTTCTGCCTATTGCCTAGCTGATCTCCAAGAGTGcatttttgttctatttttaaGCCATCAAGCTCGGCTCGCTGTGTTTGTTGAACATTAAAAACCCTTATTTTTGAcctccctctgcgtgtggatcttTTGCAGCCCCATGCTCTAACAGTGAGCCATGTTATTGTCAAtactgttttatctacatttgataaacttcgacatacaattgtgtttatttcccgctatctttgttgcctgttgcatattgagaaagggcctgtgTCTTTCGTCCCTTGTCGTGTCATCGAAAGTTGTTTGCGAGTTCCTGATCCCTGCCAGCATTTATTAAAGCACTTTAGTTTGCAACTCTGCatttgggttagggttaaagtaaagctgcatgtaaaaaaatgtgaaattcctccattttaaaataaagcacTTCAATTCAGAAATAGTTAGCAGGAAGAAAAGCTTGAATTTCTCCATTTTGCTTCACATTTGCACTCTACAGTCTCAGCacattataaataacaaatctaaacacattttaacaattgaacagTTTAATGGAATATATGTGTCCACTCTCCCACTTAGTTAGTGGGAGAATTCAGATCTAGTTTTCCTGCCAGGATTTTAAACCTGTACCTGTACCAAAAGTATTTTCTTCAGATAGGCATCGGGCGTGTGGGAAGCCGCCCAAAAAGACAGCGTTTAAAAACCACCCCCTTCTGAAATACTGCGCTACCACACGCATAGACTCTGTGCACACTGACACATGTTACGCGGCGGCGTAATTCACTTagttgaaaagtgtgtgtggaagCACTGGAAATGCCGAAGGCGGAGTTCAGTGTGCAATTCCGGCAACTACATGTTTTTTCCAGAACCCCTTTCTTGCCGACATTGATGAAGCCGAGCCTTCTTATCAGTTTGAGTTGGCCGAGTTACAGAACTGTGATGTTCTGAAAGACACATTCAAGCCCAACAGTCTCATTGACTTGTATGCCTCCCTCCCAAACGACACGTACCCTAACATAAAACATAATCAATTACATGGAGGATAATAGTAGTAGTAGGTTGAGGTACTAGATATCTTTTGAGGATCTGTTGGCTCTGTATGCAAACTGGTGAGGGtccaggatgtttttttttgttgttcagttTTACCTGGACGGAATGAATTTCTTTGATATCTCtagtgcagtggttctcaactggtctggctccgggacccatcATCACCCATTTATGACAacccgcgacccaaatcgattgGTCAACAGGGGGGGTAGCGCTAGCGTTGTCgacgggggggttggggggtagTGCTTTCGCGttgtaattgccgcgctgactgaaaacatggacggacgagccggaaaaaaacgacactgcattagagaaagtcccttcaaaataaaatcccaggatgattttttttattttattttattttatttttattttcccatgcaaaggcccgcgacccaccacaaacgggtccgcgacccaccagttgagaaacactgctctagtGTATTTATCAACATCCAAACACTGGTGTCCAGTGAATAACTGCCGGTAGTGGGTAGACACAACCAAGGTCTCCTTGATCCCTGACTACCTGACCACATTTCATCCAactgggtgaaaaaaaaatacgtCTGATATCTGTTAATTATATATCAATAATCATCAATGTTTTAAACTGTCCACTTACAACTTTGTTGGAGCACTAAACTTTGAGACTGTGTTATCGCACAGGATTTCGGAATACTCATTATTTACTCCAAGCCCAGGTTTGAAGTACTATTTACATTTGACACTAATACTGGAGGCACATTTGGTACTTTTACACCACTACATTTAATTGACAAATGTATTTCCCCTGCAAATTTTTACAATTTGAGGAATCACCTGCATATTCCACCTTAACTTACTGCCATTAACACATTAATAATGTTTTAAACCGCCTGTGTGAATTAATCATGTTGGCTGGTAGCTGAACAGAGGCTGAATGATATGGCTATATTGGGTGTGGGAACTAGAGTCGTGGTTTTGAAGAAAGGGGTAGGAATTGGAAAAGGGGTGGGAATAGGAAAAGTGGATATGCGCTCCTCTCTTTACCGAAAGCCCAGAGCTCATTCCTTTCCCTTTCCCGTGCATGTTAGTAAAGCGGAGTATGAATTCTTTCGTGAAATGGGCGCTCGCCGTCTTTGTCCTTGTCTCCATCATCCTCAACATCGTCCTGTTAGGGATCCACACCAATAGCGCACCAAAATGCTCCACGCAGCGTCTTCACCCGCTAAGGCGCACACACGATGAGCGCAGCCTGGTGTTTGCTGATCTCACTCGGGAGGAGTACTTGCAGGTACAGCAGTACTTGCTAAGGCAGAAGGACTTGGACATATCAACCAACCAGATCACGAAGCCGTCAGAaaatttcttgtttttaataGAGCTCTCGCTGCCCAAGAAGGCTGGCGCACTGGCTTACTTGGATGGGAAAGGCGCAAAGCCCAGCCGAGAAGCGACGGCGGTGGTCTTTTACGGCAAAGAAGGTTACATTAAGGAGTACATAGTGGGGCCTCTTCCCAACCCAACATACCACAGAGATGTCACCATGGAGCGGTACAAAACGGAGCTCCCTATCAATGCGCGCACGGTCACCATTGGGGAATACGTCatgatatttacatttattgaGGAGATATTCTCCAAGCTGGAGAAACTGATGAAAGAGAGCTTCGACGTGGGTCCGGACAAGACGCTGAACGCGTTCGAGCAGATGCCCCGCGGGGTCCAATCCGGGGACAGAAAGACCTGGATATCTTTCTTTAGGGACATGGAAGGTATGTACATCCACCCGGTGGGCTTTGAGGTGCTGCTTAACCACGAGAGCGTTAACGCGTCCGACTGGAAAGTGGAGCGGCTGCTTTACAACGGCCAATATTTCAACACCGTGGAGGAACTTAAACAGAAATACGATGCAGGTTCCGTTAAGAAAATAGTTTACAAGGAGTCGCCTGACTATGGGTCACAGAAACCCAGGAGCACGCCTCTGCAGATCGGCCCGCAGCTCTTTTACCCAGAGGGGAAGCGCTACAGCATCAGCCACAACCACGTATTGTACTTGGACTGGAGCTTCGCCTTTGGACTCAGCTCTCTTACCGGCATGAGAGTGTTCGATGTGCGTTTCAAAGGCGAGAGGATCATGTACGAGCTGAGTGTACAGGAGGCCATGTCCGTGTACGGTTCGGTGACTCCCGGAATGATCCTCACCAAGTTTCTGGACACGAGTATCGGAATAGGGCGCTTCGCGCATGAACTGGTGCGCGGCGTGGATTGTCCCTACGAGGCCACCTACGTAGACACGTACCGCTATATCGATGTCCCGGCCCCGTGGAGGTTTAGGAACTCAATCTGCGTGTTTGAGCACAACATGGGTCAGCCCCTGCGGAGACACTTTTCGGACTTTTTCCACAACAGCTACGGGGGGATGGTGAACAACGCCCTGATCTTCAGGACCATAACGGCCATCGGGAACTATGACTACATGTGGGATTTCATCTTCTATCAGAGTGGGTCAGTGGAGGCCAAGGTCCACGCCACCGGCTACATCTCTTCTTCTTATCTGGTGGACGGCAGCCTGAGGCACGGTCACCAGGTGGCGGAGAACGTGCTGGGGAACATCCACACTCACTTTATTAACTTTAAGGTGGACCTCGATGTGCTGGGTGAGTTATGGTGCATTCGaaccttgtttgtcttggcGGGGGAGGGGGTATTGGAATTTAGAGGAACATGAAACATCTTTGTATGATGGCCAAGGCTAAAAAGCATATGTAGCGCTCTATAATTGTATTTACATGATGTCTGACAACAATCATAACACAATATAAAGCCTTCTAGGCTATAAGGTCAAATAATAACACTTGGTCTGGTCCGTCACTGACATATTTGTCATAAATACAGTAGCCAGATGACAACAATTTGTATTCTGGAATGCTTTCTAGAATCAGCTGTCTTAACTCGACTCACAATCCCTTTCATCACCTCAAGCAGACAAATTAGTTAATAGATGAATGAATAGAACCAGCTTAAGTTGTCTTTCCTTCTTGGATGGATTGATTCAAAGTTTGCTTGAACTTCATTTAGTCAAGAGTGACTGCATTAAAACATAATTCTAATCAAGTGCAATACcgtttcatttttacatttgaatgaacATTTAGATACTATTAACCAATAAAGCTGGTTAGTCTtttaaaagtaaatgtaaatgtcatttttatttaatttggacTCAATGAATGCATAATTAGAAAACAACAAAGCCAAATGCTTTCATCGACTTGTCTATAGATATACATatcaatgatttaaaaatacaacaaaacatgaatagtaTTGCAAACATGTTTGCCCCATGTCCTTTTTGCAGGTGTGAATAATTATTTCCAGACTAAAGACATGGAGTATGTCAATGTGTCGCTGCCATGGATGCCCGATCACTACTCTATGGTCCCTCAGCTGGTGGAGAAGCAACTCACAACAGAACAGGTGAAGGGGTTTATTCCACCTTTACAATTGCACTGTAAACCCAAATTAGTTGACTTTACTCGCAAATCGCCTGGAGCCGTTGCCCTATCCCACTTTAGTTTTTACACAGGCTAAAACTAGAAATGTTGAGTTGTATTAACGTGGAACCGTAAGTTTTTACACAAGCTGAAACTAAACATGTTGCGTTGTATTAACGTGGAACCTTaagtttaatatttatatttattagtaGTGTGTACTCAAAATCAATAGATAAAACTATCTATTATGACTTGTTATTTTTACTCATCATTCACTCtcagaaaaaaagtacaaaacagtaCCTTTAAGGTACAAAAGCTTGTAACAGGGATGGTACTCTCAAAGATATTATTGTACCTTGAGGAAAAGGAGCAAATTTGTACCTTACCTGTGTGTACCTTCTAAGGAACAATACTGACCCTAGATGATCAATAATGTACCCTATGTACAATAAAGTACCTCTGGAAAAGGTACAATTTTGTCCCATTGAGGTACTGCCTCAGTGACAAAGCCATTTTGTACCTTTAGGTGGCAAAAAAGTTCCTTTTTATTCCTTaagaagtgaaataaataaaaggcaaacAACTAACTGAATTTTAGACATTACTTTACAGACAGTCCTTAAAATGGGAAACAATTTAAATCACAGATTCAATAATAATTCATCTCACAACCAGATAATGtaacatcacaaaacaaaatgccacAATGTTTTAGGATGTCATGTCCAAtataaaaagcatttaaaaaaattgaatacatttttttaagaaCCAACTGAAAACACAGCTTAACATAAATGCCGCATATTAACAAACAGTTTATCATCGACACAATATGTATCCAAAGCATGCAAATCCATCACCTCGAAAGGGTGAAGTACAGTCCAGTCCTGTTCATATTTCACCAAGGAGGCGTAATAGTaatgacagaaagaaagaggaattaATAGTTTTCCACATAACGCCgaatctgtgtgtatgtttagAATATATTTGACCTGAAAAAACAAAGGTATTTTTTCACAGTGCAAATGACCCACAACAAAAGTCTCCCTTACAGTATTTAACACTGTTTATCACAACCTCTGTTACTCAGTTAAGTGTAATGTCCTGAAAATTGACGTTACGGTTTGTACCGCTCACTAACAGTTATGGAATGCCTAAGAGCTGAAGGAAGAGACTGTAACAGTATGTTAACACTGGGTCCCATAACCCTCTCATACTCTTCAAACATATTAGTTAAGGAAAATTCCCAACACTGTCTAAACTGATGGCGGCTGCTTAAAGTTGATGTAACATTGACAAAGTTCCTTCAGAGAAATTAATTGgtcaagaagaggaagagactcTTTTTTAGCAACTAGTACAATGTCGGCAATTTCACGACACAATAAATAGATTCGCCAGTAATTGCAGCCTTCAGGTACCCTGTGTGCCATCAAGAAGGGAAGTAGGCGGAATAAACACCACTTCTGTGAAGCAGATCCAACAACACTGGATTcatgtaaaatattttctgaGAAAGGTACAGGCTTATTTGTCCTACCATTTTGTCCAATAGACATCTTTCTTAGTTCCTCATTTAGTTATTGTATGGTTATATGTTTTTCTTGAGGAGCTTTACATACAACAAGCCTCAATACCAACGGTGCTACACCCTCCAAGAAATCATGCATGACATCTGGAGGAAGAGATGTTGTGACGTCAAAGTAATCTAACTGGTCAAATACACATCCACCACGAACTCCATACATTCCTTTGTTTTCTGgattttgttttacacattCTAAATGGTATATGTGTACATCAACATTTCTTAAAACAAAATCTGATTCACTGAAGTTCTCtctccaacccagtctccaaaaaaagcgtgaaatggctacgttggtccaccgtgataaacgtagtcatgtcacgttttcccccaaaataacgttactatgttacgtttcttttggcccattcatttacattgctttgcaaataggtcacgtgactatcaagtttcccggtagcaaaaagaaaaacatggcggacggtcagcataatctccgtcaaaaacacaatattttaagaaagcatcagcatttgtatgcatttcgatggcatttctagcgagaagtatgcgttattctttcataatcttctatcagagactgtagaagaccttccgtttattcgtttctgcgaagatttgagtgtctctttgggaaagcgtcgctacgcaacgcctttaacggcgcattattaaaaaaacacttccagtgggggcgttaccgtaaagaagcgttcagccttaaagccactaatcgccaaacaaaacaaactcaaagcacacgaatcacattatgactttttaaacataaattcccttacttttatgagttttcaatgaaagaatgcataatttccgggtgtagccaagcccgggacatcccgaattatgggcaattttgatttgtccagctttttgacagctccagtcccgacttccaatcacagcctcctaagtcaatgacgcgccttaaactctcgggtgttgtgtgattgcaacttccccccccccgaacattacgtcttgtttacatggaaaaggggggcggggcttcgccttcagagcggagcgtcatttctcgctccacacgtctcctctttttactggccaggaaaacgggcgatctatcccacgtgggtctggctccattccattggctctgacgaatccacggagaggcgggacttataatttgcccggcaaacggagagatttgaactccattgcttgccctgtgcgtgaagtggccgtgaggcctccactaaagtctctctctatttgttctgctttactcaataaaagtaaaacctttacagatatactgtacacacactaggctaacataacgaagattccaggcttcgtcctttatgttttatggggataaagcctctgtaagtagttttttcccaagcaaatctgagtttcttctgttttttgtgtgtcccatacaaatatcaaaatatatatactgattttcacatccaaacacactcacttatgttcccttttatcatgacaacaagacatttcaagataaaccttttgctttcataaatatgacagttttagtgtgtaaatgcccagcagtgtacagtccgggggccccctatccccataaaacataaaggacgaagcctggaatctccgttatgttagcctagtgtgtgtacagtatatctgtaaaggttttacttttattgagtaaagcagaacaaatagagagagactttagtggaggcctcacggccacttcacgcacagggcaagcaatggagttcaaatctctccgtttgccgggcaaattataagtcccgcctctccgtggattcgtcagagccaatggaatggagccagacccacgtgggatagatcgcccgttttcctggccagtaaaaagaggagacgtgtggagcgagaaatgacgctccgctctgaaggcgaagccccgccccccttttccatgtaaacaagacgtaatgttcgggggggggggaagttgcaatcacacaacaaccgagagtttaaggcgcgtcattgacttaggaggctgtgattggaagtcgggactggagctgtcaaaaagctggacaaatcaaaattgcccataattcgggatgtcccgggcttggctacacccggaaattatgcattctttcattgaaaactcataaaagtaagggaatttatgtttaaaaagtcataatgtgattcgtgtgctttgagtttgttttgtttggcgattagtggctttaaggctgaacgcttctttacggtaacgcccccactggaagtgtttttttaataatgcgccgttaaaggcgttgcgtagcgacgctttcccaaagagacactcaaatcttcgcagaaacgaataaacggaaggtcttctacagtctctgatagaagattatgaaagaataacgcatacttctcgctagaaatgccatcgaaatgcatacaaatgctgatgctttcttaaaatattgtgtttttgacggagattatgctgaccgtccgccatgtttttctttttgctaccgggaaacttgatagtcacgtgacctatttgcaaagcaatgtaaatgaatgggccaaaagaaacgtaacatagtaacgttattttgggggaaaacgtgacatgactacgtttatcacggtggaccaacgtagccatttcacgctttttttggagactgggttgctcTCTCATCTCAGAGTGAGTAGCCATGCAGTATCTACAGATTCGACCAGCACCAAAAGACATGGTAAATCCATGTGAGATGACAGATTGTCTCCCAATATTGCAGCTACAGCTCCAAAAACATGCTTCTCCATACCATTAACAATGATAGTTGGTCCCTCTGATGACAGTTTCTTAAGGTCATCCAGTAATCTCTATAATGAGTTAGAACATGTACATCTCTTTCACAGTTTCGCTCTCTCTGTATAGAATCCCAAACATCTTCACGAGAGCAGTATTTCGGAAGTACATCACAAATGGATACATAAGAGTAGCTTCCAACTTTACGACCACTTGGGTCTCTCATTGCATAGTCTACAGGTGCAGTAGTTTTTCAACATATGCGGAGACCTAACATGTTTTGATGcctctgaaaaaaagtcaaGACAAGGTTCCACATTGAAGCCATTTTTTTCAAGATgattgtacggtgtgggttggtacggctccggacacaggcactgacaccagggtggtgggcttcaaaggttttattgttttaagtattttgttcctgctcGCGatgacacgccgctcgctcggtcggtctctccccctcgctcgcccccgtctcactgctcaaataggggagagcacacacacacaattatccccagctggttgttattgttttcacctggcaccgttccccgagccactccccctctctcccccctgcagccgagctga
This window encodes:
- the aoc2 gene encoding retina-specific copper amine oxidase — its product is MLVKRSMNSFVKWALAVFVLVSIILNIVLLGIHTNSAPKCSTQRLHPLRRTHDERSLVFADLTREEYLQVQQYLLRQKDLDISTNQITKPSENFLFLIELSLPKKAGALAYLDGKGAKPSREATAVVFYGKEGYIKEYIVGPLPNPTYHRDVTMERYKTELPINARTVTIGEYVMIFTFIEEIFSKLEKLMKESFDVGPDKTLNAFEQMPRGVQSGDRKTWISFFRDMEGMYIHPVGFEVLLNHESVNASDWKVERLLYNGQYFNTVEELKQKYDAGSVKKIVYKESPDYGSQKPRSTPLQIGPQLFYPEGKRYSISHNHVLYLDWSFAFGLSSLTGMRVFDVRFKGERIMYELSVQEAMSVYGSVTPGMILTKFLDTSIGIGRFAHELVRGVDCPYEATYVDTYRYIDVPAPWRFRNSICVFEHNMGQPLRRHFSDFFHNSYGGMVNNALIFRTITAIGNYDYMWDFIFYQSGSVEAKVHATGYISSSYLVDGSLRHGHQVAENVLGNIHTHFINFKVDLDVLGVNNYFQTKDMEYVNVSLPWMPDHYSMVPQLVEKQLTTEQEAALRYDTKTPRYLHIASNKTNRWGHQRSYRLQVFSFTGDHLPESQPEERAMSWARYKVAVTKHKDLEQTSSSLYSQNNIWSPSVDFSKYIEDNESIEDEDLVAWVTTGFLHIPHSEDIPNTVTVGNGGGVLLRPHNYFDEDPSIHSTDGVYITPGSEDSCENNRMACLNQDTCSPVLEPFTYHGFEGVMKFKDSV